TCCGGTCTGGAAGGATGCCGCGAAGGGCTACGAGACCGCCAAGAAGCTTGATTACGAGGCGAACAAGATCGTCTGGCTCGATCCCGCGCCCGCCAACAACACCTGGGCCATCGCGCTGCGACGGGACGTGACGGAGGCCAACAAGCTCAAGACGCTCTCCGATTTCGGAAAATGGGTTTCCGGCGGCGGCCAGGTGAAGCTCGCGGCCTCCGCCGAGTTCGTCAATTCGGAAGCGGCCCTGCCGTCGTTCCAGAAAGTCTACGGATTCACCCTCAAGCCCGATCAGCTCATCGTGCTCTCCGGCGGCGACACGGCGGCGACGATCAAGGCCGCGGCCGAGCAAACCAGCGGCGCCAATGCCGCCATGGTCTACGGCACGGATGGCGGCATCGCGCCGTCCGGCCTCGTGGTGCTGGAGGACGACAAGGGCGTGCAGCCCGTCTACGCTCCGGCGCCGATCATTCGCGAGGCGGTGCTGAAGGAACATCCGAAGATCGCGGAGATTCTCAAGCCCGTCTTCGCCTCCCTCGACCTCACGACCCTCCAGAAGCTGAACGCCCGCGTGCAGGTGGGCGGCGAGGCGGCGAAAGCCGTCGCGGCCGACTATCTGAAGTCCAAGGGCCTCATCAAGTAAGGCACGCCGGAGCTTTCGCGCGATGCGGACGGCAGGGCGTCAAAGGAAAGACCAGAGTTCAACGTGAGTTCCGCGACATCCAGGACGGGCACGTTGGGAGTGGTTCCGCCACGCCCGGCGTTTTCCCTCGATCATCTGGGCGTTGTGATCGCCATCCTCAACGGCGTTGCGCTCTTCGCGGCTCCGTTTGCGACCTATCGCGCAACCCGCATCGCGTCGGGCGAGTCGCGCCTCCTGATCGAGGCGCTTCCCTTTGCGATGGCGGCGGCCCTCGCGCTCGTGACCCTCGCGGTCGCGGTCGGAGCCGTCTTCGTGCGCGATCCCCTCAGCCGGCTCTGCTCCGCCGTGATCGGGCTTGCCGTCCTTCTCCCGGCGCTGGGCCTCTCGGCCGGTTTCCTGACGCCGGTGGACAATACCTTCGCGCGCGTGTCGCCTTCGCTGGGCTTCTGGCTGCTCACCCTGTCGTTCTCGCTTCTCGCCATCGACGCCCTCGCGCGCATGAGGCTCGGCCCCTATGGAAGACTCGCGGCTCTGGCGGTCGGCGCGAGCGTCCTGGTCTTCCTGCTGTTCTCGGGGGTGTGGGACAACCTGTCGATCCTCAAGGAATATCACACCCGCGCCGACAGCTTCTGGCGGGAGGCCCGCCAGCATCTCCTGCTCGCCTTCGGGTCGATGGCGGCCGCATGCCTCATCGGCATGCCGCTCGGCGTCGCCGCGCACCGGCAGAGGACATTGCGGGCGGTGGCGATGCAGAGCCTCGGCATCGTGCAGACGATTCCGAGCATCGCGCTCTTCGGGCTTCTCATGGCGCCGCTCGGCGCGCTGGCAGCGAGCGTCCCGCTCGCGGCAGCCTTGGGCATCAGGGGAATCGGCGCGGCTCCCGCTTTCATCGCGCTGCTTCTCTACGCGCTGCTGCCGATCGTCGCGAACACGATCGCGGGGCTCGACGGGGTGCCGGCGACCGCCGTCGACGCGGCGCGCGGCATGGGGATGTCGGTCCGGCAGCGGCTGGTGCAGGTCGAGGTGCCGCTCGCGCTTCCCGTGATCCTCGCAGGGATCCGAATCGTGCTGGTCCAGAATCTCGGCCTTGCCACGGTGGCGGCGCTGATCGGGGGAGGCGGCTTCGGAACTTTCGTGTTCCAGGGCATCGGCCAGACCGCCCTCGACCTCGTGCTCCTGGGCGCGATCCCCACGGTCGCCCTGGCCTTCGCGGCCTCCATCGTGCTCGATGCGCTCGTCGATCTCTCGAAGGGAGCGCTGGCATGATCGAGATCGACCGCCTCTCCAAGCGCTATGGCCAGACCGTCGTGGTCGACGACGTGTCGTTCACGGTGGCGGAGAGCACGCTCACGGTCGTGGTCGGTACCTCAGGCGCCGGCAAGTCGACCTTGCTGCGCATGATCAACCGGCTCGTGGAGCCGAGCGCGGGGCGCGTTCTGATCGACGGCGAGGACACCCGCGCGATTCCGGAAGACGAACTACGTCACCGCATCGGTTACGTCATCCAGGGCCATGGCTTGTTCCCGCATCGCACCGTGGCCGACAACATCGCCACGGTGCCGCGCCTGCTCAAATGGGACCGCAGGAAGATCGCACAGCGCGTCGACGAGCTGCTCGATCTGTTCCAGCTCGATCCGGCGGAATTTTCGGGCAAGTTCCCGCACGAATTGTCGGGCGGCCAGCAGCAGCGCGTCGGCGTGGCGCGGGCGCTGGCGGCGCGGCCCGCGCTGCTCCTGATGGACGAGCCCTTCGGCGCACTCGACGCGGTGATCCGCTCCAAGGCCCAGGACGATCTCCTCGCCATCCAGCGGCGGCTCGGGACCACGATCGTCCTCGTCACCCACGATCTGAGCGAGGCCTTCCATCTCGGCGACCGCATTGCCGTCATGGATCAGGCCCGCCTCCTGCAGCATGCGACGCCGGCCGAACTCCTGAGGCATCCCGCCGACGATTTCGTGGAGCGTCTCGTGGGGACGGCGGAGCGGCCCTTCCGCCTCCTCTCCCTGACGCGGGTGCGGGAGGCCCTCGAACCGGGCGAAGCCGAAGGCGAGCCGGTCACGATGTCCGACAGCCTTCACGAGGCGCTCTCGCGCCTCCTCTGGACCGGGCGCAAGGCCCTGCCGGTCGCGGACGCGTCCGGCGCCATCGTCGGGAAGGTGAGCGTCGGCGGCATCCTGCAGCACGGACGTCCGCCGCCATGACGCTGCCCAATCTCGTCCGGCTGGCCGCGATGCTCCTGCTCGTGGCCTTTCTCACGATGCCACAGGCCTTCGCATTTCTCTTCGAGCCGCTGACCGCACACGGCGCGCCCGCCATCTACAACCAGGGCAGCCTCCTCATGCTGACCCTGCAGCATCTGCGCACGGTGTGCCTGGCGACGGCTGCCAGCACACTTCTCGCCGTGACGCTCGGCATCTTCGTCACCCGTTCCTCGGGGGCCGAGTTCCTGCCGCTCTCGCGCAGCCTCGTGAATATCGGGCAGACCTTTCCGCCGATCGCCGTTCTGGCCATCGCGGTGCCGCTCGTCGGCTTCGGGGAGGAACCCACCTTCATCGCGCTGTTCCTCTACGGTCTGCTGCCGATCTTCGAGAACACCCTGACGGGACTGACGCAGGTTCCGACCCAGGCTCTCGACGCCGCGCGCGGCATGGGGATGAACGCGCGGCAACGTCTGATGCAGGTCGAGCTTCCGCTCGCCTTCCCGGTGATACTCGCCGGCATCCGCGTGTCGGTCATCATCAGCCTGGGCACCGCGACCATCGGATCGACGGTGGCCGCCAAGGGGCTCGGGGAGGTGATCATCGCGGGCCTGCAATCCAACAACCTCGCCTTCATCCTTCAGGGTGGCCTGGTGGTTGCGCTGCTGGCGGTTCTGATCCACGACGGGCTGGGACTCGTGGAGCGAGTCGCCGCCCGAAGGCTGGGCCGCTCCCTTGATGAGGTGTCATGACTCTGCTCGAACGGCTGAAGCTCGAAACCGGACCCGCCCACGAGCGCATCGAGACGGCAATGGATCTCGACCGCCGGATCGCCACGCGCGACGGCTACAGGGATCTGCTGATCCGCTTCTACGGCTTCCACTCCGCATGGGAGAATGTCGCAGGCGCGGCCGCTCCCGACCTGGAATTCTTCGAGAGGCGGTGCAAGACGCGGCTTCTGGCCCAGGATCTTGCTGCGCTCGGCCTCGACGAGGACGAGATCATCCGCCTGCCGCAATGCGATCCGCTCATGCCGCTGCATTCCTCCGCTGCCGTGCTCGGCAGCATGTACGTGGTCGAGGGCTCGACGCTCGGCGGCGCGATCATCGCGCGCGAGGTGGAGCGCAGACTCGGTTTGGATGCCGGGACGGGCTGCGCCTATTTCCGGAGCTACGGGCGGGAGATCGCAGCCATGTGGAAGCAGTTCGGGAGCGTGCTCCTGGAAGCGTCCTCCCCCGACACCGACGATGTCATCGTGGCGACCGCGCAGGAGACCTTCGACGTCATGCATGATTGGCTTTGCGAGGCCCCATGAGCAGCCACACGAACAACCCCGCGAAAAGCCTGGTGAACAACCCGACGAGCGGACAGGTCCCGCACCACGTCGAGCGCGAGATCGATCTCACCGCCTGCGAGCGCGAGCCGATCCATATCCCGGGCAGCATCCAGCCGCACGGCGCCCTGTTCGCCTTCTCCCGGGTCGACATGACGGTGACCCATGCGAGCGCCAATGCCGCTTCGCTGCTCGGCGTCGATCCGGATCTGCTCCTGAAGCGGCCTTGGGGTGAGGCGCTTCCCGCGATCGCCGCGCAGCTGGAGGCGGATCTTGAGACGCCGATGCCAGCGGGAACGTCCCATTACCTCCGCACGATCACGCTGACGGGGGACGGCGGCGAAGCGGCCTACGACGCCGTGCTCTCCCGTTCCGACGGGCATGTGATCCTGGAACTGGAGGCCGTGCCGGAAGGCCAGGCGTCCAGTATCGAAACGCTCTACCCGATCCTGCGCCGTTTCGTGGAGGATCTTCAGGGGGCTGCGACGGTGGAGCGCCTCTGCCGTCTGGCCGCGGAGGACATCCGCCGCATGACCGGGTTCGACCGGGTGCTCATCTACCGCTTCGACGAATATTGGAACGGCACCGTGATCGCCGAGGACCGGAACGACGCCCTGCCGTCCTATCTCGACCTGCGCTTTCCCGCCTCCGACATTCCGGCGCAGGCGCGGGAACTCTACCGGCGCAACCGGCTGCGCATCATTCCCGATGCGACCTACACGCCGGTTCCGATCCGCTCCCACGATCCCGCGCCGCTTGATCTGAGCGATTCGGTGCTGCGCAGCGTCTCGCCCGTGCATCTCGAATATATGCGCAACATGGGCACGCCCGCCTCCATGTCGATCTCGATCCTGCGCGGCGGCGCGCTCTGGGGGCTGATCTCCTGCCACAACAGCGAGCCGCGGCGCGTCCCGCTGCCGGTGCGCAATGCCTGCGATTTCCTCACCCAGATCTTTTCTCTGCAGCTCGAAGCGCGGGAGAACACGGCGCTGGCGGACGCGAGGGTGCGGCTCGGCGCGATTCAGGCGCGCCTCCTCGCCTCCATGGCGGGAGAGAACGCCTTCATCGACGGCCTCGTCGGCCATCCGGACGATCTGATGCGGCTCGCCGGCGCGCGGGGTGTCGCCATCCTGACCGAGGAGCATTGCTGGCGCCTCGGCGAAACTCCCGGCGAGGCTCAGGTCAAGGCGCTCTGCGGCTGGCTCTCGGAGCATCACCAGGAAGACGTGTTCGCCACCGACCGCCTGTCGGAGATCTTTCCCGAGGCGCGGGCCTATGCGGACAAGGCGAGCGGTCTTCTGTCCATTTCCATTTCGAAGATGCGTTCGAGCTACATCCTCTGGTTCCGCCCCGAACTCGTCGAGACGGTCAAATGGGGCGGCAATCCGGAAAAGCCCATGCGGGAGGAGGCCGGCACCTTGAGGCTCCATCCCCGGCGCTCCTTCGAGATCTGGAAGGAGACGGTGCGCGCGCGCTCGGCCGCCTGGGACCGCAGCGAGATCGAGGCCGTTAAAGAGCTGCGCAACGCCATCGTGGGTATCGTGCTCCGCCGCGCCGAGGAGCTCGCGGCCCTGGCCGACGAGCTGCGGCGGTCGAACAAGGAGCTGGAAGCCTTCTCCTATTCGGTCTCCCACGATCTGCGTGCGCCGTTCCGCCACATCGTCGGCTATTCCGAGCTCCTGAAGAAGCAGGAATGGTCCGAACTCTCCGAGCGCGGCAAGCGCTATATCGATACGATCATCGAGGCCGCCTATACGGCCGGCACCCTCGTCGACAACCTGCTCCGCTTCTCGCATATGGGCCGCACGGCCCTCAAGCCGCGCCAGGTGGACATCGCCGCGATGGTGGAGGAGATCCGCCAGAAGCTCGCCATGGAGACGGGCGCGCGCCGGATCGAATGGACCATCGGCGATCTGCCTTCCATCAAGGCTGATCCGGTGCTGATCCGGCTGGTTTTTGAGAATCTTTTGGATAATGCCGTCAAATATTCTCGAAGGCGGGATACTTCCCGTATCGAAGCGGGTTCCTATCGGGATAACGGGGAGATCGTCTTCTTCGTGCGCGACAACGGGGTCGGGTTCGATATGAAATACGTCGACAAGCTGTTCGGCGTCTTCCAACGCCTGCACCGGATCGAGGAATTCGAGGGAACCGGGATCGGGCTGGCCAATGTCCGCCGCATCGTCGAAAGGCATGGCGGCCGCAGTTGGGCGGAGGGCGAGCTGGACAAGGGCGCGACGTTCTATGTCGCCCTGCCCGAAAGTGAAGGAGCGGCTTGATGCCGGAACTGAAACCGATCCTTTTGGTCGAGGACAATCCGAAGGATCTGGAACTGACCCTCGCGGCCCTGGAACAGAGCCAGCTCGCCAACGAGGTCGTCGTCGTGCGCGACGGCGAGGAAGCGCTCGATTTTCTCAATCGGCGCGGCCCGCATGCCAATCGCAACACCAGCGATCCGGCCGTGGTGCTGCTCGACCTGAAGCTTCCGAAGATCGACGGGCTCGAGGTGCTGGAGAAGGTGAAAGCCGACCCACGGCTGAAGCAGACCCCGGTGGTGATGCTCACCTCCTCGCGGGAGGAGAGCGACCTGATCCGCAGCTACGAGCTCGGCGTCAACGCCTTCGTGGTGAAGCCCGTAGGGTTTCGCGAATTCTTCGACGCGATCCAGGATCTCGGCGTATTCTGGGCCATTCTCAACGAGCCGCCGCCGCGGCGAGACGAGTCGTAGGAGCGTCGATGGCTCAGGCGGCCGCTCTCCAGTCCAGCCGAATGCTCCGCATCCTCCTCCTGGAGGACAGCGCGCTCGATGCCGAACTGGTGACGGAGGCGCTGCTCGCCTCGGGCCTGACGGTCTACGTCGAGAGGGTCGTCCTGGAGGAAGAGTTCGCCGGGATGCTGCGCGACGGCTCATGGGACCTCGTGCTGGCCGATTATCTTCTGCCCGGCTTCGACGGACTTCACGCCCTCGCCCTGGCGCGGGCGCAGCGGCCGGAACTCCCCTTCGTGTTCGTGTCCGGCGCGCTCGGCGAGGAGGTGGCCGTCGAGGCGCTTAAGCGCGGGGCGACGGATTACGTCCTCAAGGACCGGCTGGACCGGCTTCCCGTCACGGTGCTCAGAGCGCTCGCGGAGGCCCGTGAGCGGACCCAGAAGCGCGAGTCCCAGGAGGCCCTGCAGAAGCTCCTCGACGAGCGGACGTCGCTCCTGCACGAGCTCGATCACCGCGTGAAGAACAACCTGCAGCTCCTCCTGTCGCTGATCGGGATCGAGATCCGCCACGCCGAGGACGAGGCGACCGGCAGGGTGCTGGGGCGCATGCGGGAGCGGCTTCAGGCCCTCGGGGCGGCCCATCGCGATCTCTATGACGGGAACGGATCCTCCCGGTTCGACGTGAGCAGCTTCGCCCGGGGGCTGTGCCAGGAGCTCACGGCCTCCATCCCCGATGTCGTCATCGTGCCCGAATTCGACCTCGGGACCATCGAGGTCGAGGCGGCCAAGGCCGCGCCGATGGCGCTTCTCTTCAACGAGATCGTCGTGAACGCGCTCACCCATGCCTACCGGGAGAGGCACGGCAAGCTGAAGATCGCCATGCATGTGGGCAACGGTCGTCTGATGTTCCAATTGTCCGACGACATCTTCAGTCCCGAGGAGAAGAAGGCCGCGCAGGAAGGGGCCTCCGGCACCGTGCTGAAAGGCTTGGCGCGGCAGCTCGACGCGAGCGTCGAATGGCCCGCGGAGGAGCCGGCGGTGCTCGTGCGCGTCCTCATGCCGGTTCAAGAAGTCGGCTGACATGCAAGAGAGCGACGGCCCTGCACCGACATCATTTCCGCGCCCGCCCAACCTCCTCGACGGATCGCGCACATCGCTGCGCCAGATCCTCTGGGCGCTCGTCTTCGCCCTGACCCTGCCGGCCGTCCTGATCGCCACCGCAGGGTTCCGTTCGGGCTATCGCGCCGAGCGCGAGACCTCGGATCGGCGCCTTCAGGAAACCGCCAGGGCCTTGAGCCTGTCGCTCGATCGCGAGATCGAGAAGAACGAGATGGTACTGCGGGTGCTCGCCCTGTCGCCTGCCATCGCTCAAGGGGATTTCGCCGCCTTCCACCGGCAGGCGCGGGAGGTCGGACTTGCCAGCCAGTCCCGGATCGCCCTGATCGATATGGACGGCAGGGTGCTGCTCAACACCCGTACGACCTACGGCGCGCCCTTGCCGGACAACTGGCGCGAGAGCGTCCTGCGCAAAATGCAGGAGACCCACAAGGCGCAGCTGTCGGATCTCCATGCGGATCCGATCACGGGCCAGGCCCTGATCACGATCGATCTTCCGGTCGTCATCGACGCGAAGGTCGCCTACATCCTCTCGGCGGCCATCGGCCCCGAAATCTTCCAGCGGATCATCGCGGACCAGCGCGTGGATCGGGACTGGAACGCCGCCGTGCTCGACCGCAGCGGGCGGATCGTGGCGCGCTCCCGATCGCCCGCCGAGTTCATCGGCCAGCTCGCGAACCCAAACATCCGCGATGCCTCCGCCATGTCCCCCGAAGGCAATGTCCAGAGCGTGACGCTCGACGGCATCTCGGTGCGGGCCTATTTCAGCAAGTCGCCCGCCTATGGCTGGACCTTCGTGGTGAGCGTGCCGGTCACGGAGCTCGCGGCATCCTTCCAGCGTTCCCTGTTCTGGCTTTTCATCCTCGTCGGATGCATCCTGCTGGGGGTGCTCCTGGCCGCCATCCTGTCGCGCCTGATCGCCAAGCCGGTCGACCGGCTCGTGGCCGCCGCGCAGGCGCTCGGAACCGGCCGCGAGGTGACCGGGACGACCACTCGCGTGCTCGAGTTCGACACGATTCAGAAAGCCCTGGCCGACGCGGCGTCCGACATCCGCGCCCAGGAACGTCACCGGGAGGAAGCCCTGGCTCGGATCGCCGAGAGCGAGGCGCGCCTGCGTCTGGCCCTCCATGCGTGTCATCTCGGCTCGTGGGAATACACGCCTTCGACGGGTGCCTTCGAGGCCTCCTCCCAGTGCCGCGCCCATTTCGGCCAGGGTCCCGACGGGCCGTTCTGCTATGACGACCTGATCGCCGGCATCCATCCTGAGGATCGCGCCCGGCAGGCCGAAGCCGTCGCCCAGGCCCTCGATATCCGCTCCGGCCTCGAGGTCGAATTCCGCGTCGTCCAGCCGGATCATGGCGAGCGCTGGATCCGCATCAGCGGCCGGGTGCGCAGCGGAACAGATGGGGACCTCTCGCTCGTGGGCGTGTCGCAGGACATCACGGAGCAGCGTCTGGCCGACGAGCGCCAGGGGCTTCTGCTGCACGAGCTGAACCACCGGGTCAAGAACACGCTCGCCACGGTGCAATCCGTCGCCACGATGACGCGCCGCGCCGCCGAACAGGGCGACGAAGGCGCGTGGGACGCCTTCATGGGGCGGGTGCAGGGCTTGGCCAAGACCCACGACCTGCTCACCGCCACCCAATGGCAGGGCGCATCGCTGGAGGATGTGCTCAGAAGCGAGCTCGACCCCTATCAGGACGCCATGCGCCAGCGCATCCGCCTGCGCGGTCCGAGGGTCAATCTGCAGCCGGGCGCCGTTCTGGCGCTGGGGCTCGCCATCCACGAGCTGGCGACCAACGCCACGAAATACGGAAGCCTCACGCTGCCCGAGGGCCGGGTGAGCGTCATGTGGGCGGTCGCGCTCTCCTTGAGCCCGCCCGTGCTGATCGTGGAATGGGTCGAGAGCGGGGGGCCGCCGGTAACGCCGCCCCGGCGCCAGGGCTTCGGAACCCGGCTGATCCAGCGCGGCCTCGCGCAACAGCTCGGCGGCGAGATCAAGCTCGATTTTCAGCCCGAGGGTATCCGCTGCGTCATCACCTTCCCGGTCAAGGCCGTTCTGGCCGAGCCCGCCCCGGCGGAAGACAGCGCCGAGCGATACGCTTCCTGACGCGAGGCGCGGTAGATCGCTCCTGCCTGTCTCTCTTGCCTGTCTCTCTTGCCTGTCTCTCTTGCCTCTTGCCCGTCTCGTCCAAGAGTGGCAGACCCGACCCAGAGCATCGGACGCGGGAAGTGGATTCCACTTTTGGGTTTCCTCCCTCCGATGCTCCCTTCTAGAGGAGCGCATCGCTTGAGCGGAAAACCGGGTCCACTTTTCGCTAGAGCCTTTTCCGCAAAAGTGGATGCCGGTTTTGCGAAGAAAAGGCGTCTTTCTCAAACAACAAATGCCTTTTCCGTGAACCGAAGTTCATGGAAAAGGCTCTAGCGCGGCCCGCCGCGTCCGCACGATGCGCTAGTGTCCAGACAGGCTTCCCCATGATGACGGCGCGAGACAAGCTCGAGATGATCCTGGCGCGGCTCTCCGACCGGGCGGAGGACGAGCGCGTGTTCACGAAGCTCTATCCCGAAGCAGCCCGGGCCGCCGCCGATGCCGCGGATGCCCGAAGGCACGCGGGAATTTCCCTGGGCCCGCTCGACGGCGTGCTCGTCTCGATCAAGGACCTGTTCGACGTGGCCGGAGAGGCGACGGTCGCGGGCTCCCTCGTGCTGCGCGAGGCCGCGCCCGCAGCCCGGGACGCGCTCGTCCTTCGCCGCCTGCGCCAGGCGGGCGCCGTGATCCTGGGCAAGACCAACATGGTCGAGTTCGCCTTTTCGGGCCTCGGCCTCAACCCCCATTACGGCACGCCCGGCAATGCGACGGACCCTTTGCGGATTCCCGGCGGCTCGTCCTCGGGGGCGGGAGTCGCCGTGGCGGAGGGCACCTCGGAGATCTCCATCGGCAGCGATACCGGCGGCTCGGTGCGCATTCCGGCGGCGCTCAACGGCGTCGTGGGCTTCAAGCCGACGACGGGGCGCGTGCCCCTCGACGGCGCCTTTCCCCTCTCGCCCAGCCTCGATTCCATCGGCCCGCTCGCGCGCTCCGTGCAGGACTGCGCCTTCGCGGACGCGATCATGGCCGGGGAGGAACCCCGCGCGCCGGAGCCCTATCGGCTCGCGGGATTGCGGATCGGCGTTCCGCGCGGGCGTTTGTTCTCGCGCAGCGAGGCGCTGGTCGAGGAGGCTTTCGAGAAAACGCTCGGCCGCCTCTCGAAGGCCGGCGCGGCCATCGCGGATCATCCCATCGACGATCTCCTCCTCGCCATGCGCGACACGACGGCAGCCGCCTCCATCGCGTCCATCGAGGCCGCCGAGGTTCATGCGGACTGGCTCGAGAGCCGTGCGGACGAGATCGATCCGCGCGTCCATTCCTGGCTCGTGCGCAGCAGCGCGGTTCCGGCGCCGGTCTACCTGCGCATGATGCGCCGCCGCCGCGACCTCGTCGCCGCGATGGACAGGCGGCTCGCGCCCATCGACGTGCTGGCCCTGCCCACGACGGCCATCACGGCTCCCCTGATCGCGCCGCTCGAGGCCGACCCGAACCTCTATGACGCCACCGACGGGCTGATCCTGCGCAACACGCAGGTCGCCAACCAGTTCGATCTGACGGCCATATCGCTGCCGCTTTCCATCGGTGAGCGGCCTGTCGGTCTCATGCTGATGGCGCGGCACGGGGGGGACCGCAGGCTTCTCGACATCGCGGCGGGCGTGGAGCAGGCCCTTCTGGCCTGAGCCGCCCGGAGTCAGACGACGAGGAAGTCCGCATAGGTCATCTTGAGACCCGCCGAAATCTTGGCGAAGGCGATCCCGTCCGTGCCGCCCGCGCCGTCCGGGTCGTAGGAGAGAACGCCGTGGGTCCGGTCGTAGACGATCCGGTCGGTGGCGTCGTGCGCGGCCGCGCCGGTCCAGAACATGGACGGCTTCAGGTGTCCCGCCGGTCCGAGCGCCTTGAAGACGGCGTTGTCGAGCCAGATGGTGTCGTCGGCGACCGAGAAGTCCACGATTGTGTCGATATTGGTCACGGGATCGGGCCTGGTGTTGAACACGAAGGCGTCCTTGCCCGCATCGCCCCGCAGCGTATCCCGGCCGATTCCGCCGTAAAGGATATCGTTGCCGGCGCCGCCACTCAGGCGGTCATGGCCCGCCTGTCCGTAGAGCCTGTCGTTCCCGCTGTCGCCGACGAGGCTGTCGTTCCCGGCCCGGCCGACGAGGCTGTCGTTGCCGACGCCGCCAAACATGATGTCCCGGTGCGCTGTTCCGAAGAGCGAATCGTTCACTTTCATGAACTGGAGCTGGCCGTAGAGCGGCGCTTCGCCGGGCCGGATGCCGACCGGAGAATGGGTGGCCCAGTTGATGCCGACGCTGTGCAGCACCGAGGCGACGACCGAATTGCTGTTGAGGTCGCCGCCTGGCGCCTGCCGGTAGATGTCGAGGCTGTAGGGCAGATGGGCGGCGTCGATATCTTGGGCATGCTTGACCATCACGCTCCAGACATCGTCGGCGTCGCGGGCGTCGAGATCGAGGACGGTGCGGTGCCGCTCCTGCGGCGTCTCCGAGCCACGCCGGTCGGGCGAGGAGGCGAGGCTCACATCGGCGATCGCCCCGAGACTGCCGTCCGATTCGAAGCTGCCCCGGATCACCTTCTCCGACACGACGCGTCCCTGGCTGTCGGTGACCGTCTTCACGAGGTAGAGGTGATGAAACTCGCTGTTGATGTCCCTGATACCGAGGGGCTTGGCTTCGATGGCGATAACCGTTGGCATGGCGGATCCCCGTCCCTTCCGCTTGATGATGCAGAGCTCAACAACGTCAGAGGTTCTACCGTTCCATGCGGAGGCCAAGGCCGTTTTCGGCGAAGCGGCTCCGGTTCGCCCGTCACTCCCGCCTCCCGCCGTCATCCTCACGATGACGGATGAGCGGATTGTAAGGTCTTTACACCGTCCGATCCCTGGGGCGGAAGCCGCGTGGCCAGCGGGCGCCGAAAGCCACTACTCCAAGCTTTCGGCTCTAATGGCATAGACTTATGGCGTATGCGTCTTCGCCGGGACGGCCGGCGCCGCAGCCGGTTTCGAATAGCTTAAGAAAATCAACCGCAAGGCCGTTTCGATGTTGTGTCAAAGATTTACAGCGTGACAGAGCGCATGCTGTAAAGCTCCACACCCGGACCTTTACGCGCCTTCCGGCGCATGAACGCCCCGGGTACTTCCTCGTTCAACCAGTCCAGAAACGAGGAACACGACCGTGGCTTATCAAGATCAGATCGCGCAGGCTCATCGCATCGTCGAAGAGGCCCGCACCTGGAGCGGAATCGATCCGGAATCGGTGGCGCGCATGCGCCTGCAGAACCGCTTCCGGACGGGCCTCGACATCGCGCGCCACACCGCCAGGATCATGCGCGAGGACATGGCGGCCTATGACGCCGATCCGTCGCTCTACACACAGTCGCTCGGCTGCTGGCACGGATTCATCGGCCAGCAGAAGATGATCTCCATCAAGAAGCATTTCGGCTCCACGCAGCGCCGCTATCTCTACCTCTCCGGGTGGATGGTCGCGGCCCTGCGGTCCGAAT
This window of the Microvirga sp. TS319 genome carries:
- a CDS encoding ABC transporter permease; amino-acid sequence: MTLPNLVRLAAMLLLVAFLTMPQAFAFLFEPLTAHGAPAIYNQGSLLMLTLQHLRTVCLATAASTLLAVTLGIFVTRSSGAEFLPLSRSLVNIGQTFPPIAVLAIAVPLVGFGEEPTFIALFLYGLLPIFENTLTGLTQVPTQALDAARGMGMNARQRLMQVELPLAFPVILAGIRVSVIISLGTATIGSTVAAKGLGEVIIAGLQSNNLAFILQGGLVVALLAVLIHDGLGLVERVAARRLGRSLDEVS
- a CDS encoding ABC transporter substrate-binding protein, with amino-acid sequence MTPVLKSVVAALALGLTALSPAKADVVVSSKIDTEGSVLGNMILLTLEASGIKTQDRIQLGATPVVRKAITAGEIDIYPEYTGNAGFFFNKADDPVWKDAAKGYETAKKLDYEANKIVWLDPAPANNTWAIALRRDVTEANKLKTLSDFGKWVSGGGQVKLAASAEFVNSEAALPSFQKVYGFTLKPDQLIVLSGGDTAATIKAAAEQTSGANAAMVYGTDGGIAPSGLVVLEDDKGVQPVYAPAPIIREAVLKEHPKIAEILKPVFASLDLTTLQKLNARVQVGGEAAKAVAADYLKSKGLIK
- a CDS encoding biliverdin-producing heme oxygenase produces the protein MTLLERLKLETGPAHERIETAMDLDRRIATRDGYRDLLIRFYGFHSAWENVAGAAAPDLEFFERRCKTRLLAQDLAALGLDEDEIIRLPQCDPLMPLHSSAAVLGSMYVVEGSTLGGAIIAREVERRLGLDAGTGCAYFRSYGREIAAMWKQFGSVLLEASSPDTDDVIVATAQETFDVMHDWLCEAP
- a CDS encoding ABC transporter ATP-binding protein, which codes for MIEIDRLSKRYGQTVVVDDVSFTVAESTLTVVVGTSGAGKSTLLRMINRLVEPSAGRVLIDGEDTRAIPEDELRHRIGYVIQGHGLFPHRTVADNIATVPRLLKWDRRKIAQRVDELLDLFQLDPAEFSGKFPHELSGGQQQRVGVARALAARPALLLMDEPFGALDAVIRSKAQDDLLAIQRRLGTTIVLVTHDLSEAFHLGDRIAVMDQARLLQHATPAELLRHPADDFVERLVGTAERPFRLLSLTRVREALEPGEAEGEPVTMSDSLHEALSRLLWTGRKALPVADASGAIVGKVSVGGILQHGRPPP
- a CDS encoding ATP-binding protein, with the translated sequence MSSHTNNPAKSLVNNPTSGQVPHHVEREIDLTACEREPIHIPGSIQPHGALFAFSRVDMTVTHASANAASLLGVDPDLLLKRPWGEALPAIAAQLEADLETPMPAGTSHYLRTITLTGDGGEAAYDAVLSRSDGHVILELEAVPEGQASSIETLYPILRRFVEDLQGAATVERLCRLAAEDIRRMTGFDRVLIYRFDEYWNGTVIAEDRNDALPSYLDLRFPASDIPAQARELYRRNRLRIIPDATYTPVPIRSHDPAPLDLSDSVLRSVSPVHLEYMRNMGTPASMSISILRGGALWGLISCHNSEPRRVPLPVRNACDFLTQIFSLQLEARENTALADARVRLGAIQARLLASMAGENAFIDGLVGHPDDLMRLAGARGVAILTEEHCWRLGETPGEAQVKALCGWLSEHHQEDVFATDRLSEIFPEARAYADKASGLLSISISKMRSSYILWFRPELVETVKWGGNPEKPMREEAGTLRLHPRRSFEIWKETVRARSAAWDRSEIEAVKELRNAIVGIVLRRAEELAALADELRRSNKELEAFSYSVSHDLRAPFRHIVGYSELLKKQEWSELSERGKRYIDTIIEAAYTAGTLVDNLLRFSHMGRTALKPRQVDIAAMVEEIRQKLAMETGARRIEWTIGDLPSIKADPVLIRLVFENLLDNAVKYSRRRDTSRIEAGSYRDNGEIVFFVRDNGVGFDMKYVDKLFGVFQRLHRIEEFEGTGIGLANVRRIVERHGGRSWAEGELDKGATFYVALPESEGAA
- a CDS encoding ABC transporter permease: MGVVPPRPAFSLDHLGVVIAILNGVALFAAPFATYRATRIASGESRLLIEALPFAMAAALALVTLAVAVGAVFVRDPLSRLCSAVIGLAVLLPALGLSAGFLTPVDNTFARVSPSLGFWLLTLSFSLLAIDALARMRLGPYGRLAALAVGASVLVFLLFSGVWDNLSILKEYHTRADSFWREARQHLLLAFGSMAAACLIGMPLGVAAHRQRTLRAVAMQSLGIVQTIPSIALFGLLMAPLGALAASVPLAAALGIRGIGAAPAFIALLLYALLPIVANTIAGLDGVPATAVDAARGMGMSVRQRLVQVEVPLALPVILAGIRIVLVQNLGLATVAALIGGGGFGTFVFQGIGQTALDLVLLGAIPTVALAFAASIVLDALVDLSKGALA